The Fictibacillus arsenicus genome contains a region encoding:
- a CDS encoding MotE family protein: MKQNEKSSKIVWFLLVIAVPAVFAVTVFGIVLSFLGVNVIEEANNTGKKIPIVKNVLNDEAPAVAVSQSTEKQWKAKFDEQEDYIKILSADLQKKEKEVTALKSDIALLEKQVEDAETSVKADENEQLKKLYEAMSAKDAAAVMTEMNNNEVLGILTLLQAETQAAILSKLDAKRAAELTVLMASNTL; this comes from the coding sequence ATGAAACAAAATGAAAAATCAAGCAAGATTGTATGGTTTCTTTTAGTAATTGCTGTTCCGGCAGTATTTGCTGTAACAGTATTTGGGATCGTTCTTTCCTTTTTGGGAGTAAACGTGATTGAAGAGGCAAATAACACAGGGAAGAAGATTCCGATTGTGAAAAATGTTCTTAATGATGAAGCACCAGCAGTTGCTGTAAGTCAAAGTACAGAAAAACAATGGAAAGCTAAATTCGATGAGCAAGAAGATTACATAAAAATTCTTTCGGCTGACCTTCAAAAGAAAGAAAAAGAAGTTACTGCCTTAAAGAGCGATATCGCATTGCTGGAAAAACAAGTGGAAGATGCTGAAACGTCTGTTAAAGCAGATGAGAATGAACAATTAAAAAAATTGTATGAAGCTATGTCAGCAAAAGATGCAGCGGCAGTAATGACTGAGATGAACAATAATGAAGTACTAGGGATTCTCACACTATTACAAGCTGAAACACAAGCTGCCATTCTTTCAAAGCTTGATGCGAAAAGAGCTGCAGAGTTAACGGTATTAATGGCAAGCAATACTCTTTAA
- a CDS encoding flagellar hook-length control protein FliK produces MQVMMAQVSAPVQMTPGSKQTSKTQSLFSQLLLPAEQLPSESSEGAGGNLAEIIANLLSSTGEIEQFWNPEATEDQDVQALLNELPGEIKEMIETLINEQISGTENIHTPAPEMKLAFLLQAMFNDRQHMLSQPQKKELTQLIEKWFPGLKLESKDSLPKQIEQIFSQIKKLMNESGSTDKNNSFYNIMEQLSAVKKVQTFAEQAFQRYVPVKQTEQASKEFQTVQSPLSPLEQWTLKVPASQEEGNKQQFVREIQQIITRGKLMVNEAGFTKMQIKLTPENLGTLEIQLIQKHGEIAAKIIASSQAAKDALDGQLTQLKQAFAGQNIEFEKLEVIFQKEEQSFQFHDQERQNHEEQHQSNDKETDDSDNNNLSFEEQLSQMVLNEKV; encoded by the coding sequence ATGCAAGTTATGATGGCACAAGTTTCAGCGCCGGTTCAAATGACACCGGGCAGTAAACAAACCAGCAAAACACAATCTCTTTTTTCACAGCTTCTGTTACCTGCAGAACAATTGCCATCTGAAAGCAGTGAAGGAGCGGGCGGAAACTTAGCTGAAATCATTGCGAACTTGTTATCAAGTACGGGAGAAATAGAGCAATTCTGGAATCCGGAAGCAACTGAGGATCAAGATGTGCAAGCATTGCTGAACGAATTGCCTGGTGAAATAAAAGAAATGATCGAGACATTGATTAATGAACAGATTAGCGGTACAGAGAATATTCATACCCCTGCACCTGAAATGAAGTTAGCTTTTCTTTTACAAGCAATGTTCAATGATCGGCAGCACATGTTATCACAGCCGCAGAAAAAAGAACTTACTCAGTTGATTGAAAAATGGTTCCCGGGATTAAAACTGGAAAGCAAAGATTCCCTTCCGAAGCAAATTGAGCAAATTTTTAGCCAAATAAAAAAGCTGATGAATGAGAGTGGTTCAACAGATAAAAATAATAGCTTCTACAATATCATGGAACAGCTTTCCGCTGTGAAAAAAGTGCAGACTTTTGCTGAACAGGCATTTCAGCGATACGTACCGGTAAAACAGACAGAACAAGCATCAAAAGAATTTCAAACCGTTCAAAGTCCTTTATCTCCATTGGAACAGTGGACGTTAAAAGTACCTGCTTCTCAGGAAGAAGGAAATAAACAGCAATTCGTTCGTGAAATACAGCAGATCATCACAAGAGGAAAGTTGATGGTCAATGAAGCCGGTTTTACGAAAATGCAGATAAAGCTTACACCAGAAAATCTTGGCACGTTAGAAATTCAGCTGATTCAAAAACATGGTGAGATTGCAGCAAAGATCATAGCGTCTTCTCAGGCAGCGAAGGATGCGCTGGATGGCCAGCTTACTCAGCTGAAGCAGGCTTTTGCGGGGCAAAATATTGAGTTTGAGAAGCTTGAAGTTATTTTTCAAAAAGAAGAACAATCATTTCAATTTCATGATCAGGAAAGACAAAACCATGAAGAACAGCATCAGTCAAATGATAAAGAAACGGATGACTCCGATAATAACAATCTTTCATTTGAAGAACAGCTCTCACAAATGGTTTTAAATGAAAAGGTGTGA
- the flgD gene encoding flagellar hook assembly protein FlgD translates to MSKVSENLMLSNYQATTKKTGSNILGKDDFLKILITQLQNQDPTSPMQDREFIAQMASFSSLEQMTNMNQTMQQFLTFQTEASLLQQSQMIGKQVTYESETVDEEGEKVLEEKEGTVKAVLFEKGSVMLEMSDGSKITSFQVIKITDPAK, encoded by the coding sequence GTGTCGAAAGTATCAGAAAATCTCATGTTATCCAACTACCAGGCTACGACAAAAAAAACCGGTTCAAATATTTTAGGGAAAGATGACTTTCTTAAGATTCTTATCACCCAGCTGCAAAACCAAGATCCGACAAGTCCCATGCAGGACCGTGAATTTATTGCACAGATGGCGAGCTTCTCATCGCTTGAGCAGATGACGAACATGAACCAGACAATGCAGCAGTTTCTGACATTCCAGACAGAAGCATCACTTCTCCAGCAAAGCCAGATGATTGGAAAGCAAGTTACGTATGAATCGGAAACCGTAGATGAAGAAGGCGAAAAAGTGCTAGAAGAAAAAGAAGGTACTGTTAAAGCCGTATTGTTTGAAAAAGGCTCTGTCATGCTCGAAATGAGCGATGGATCAAAGATAACCAGTTTCCAAGTTATTAAGATTACAGACCCAGCAAAATAA
- a CDS encoding TIGR02530 family flagellar biosynthesis protein produces the protein MSERITAHQLYQPTLYPARAQQVYQNSFKSLFDKELESSLTISKHAKKRLEDRNIEITDASWNKISEKVKEAGRKGVKDSLVILRDVTLVVNAPNQTVITALGRNESASQIFTNINGAIVIDD, from the coding sequence ATGAGCGAACGTATAACCGCTCATCAATTGTACCAGCCAACCCTTTACCCAGCACGAGCTCAACAAGTTTATCAGAATTCGTTCAAGTCACTATTTGATAAAGAGTTGGAATCATCACTCACGATCAGCAAACACGCAAAGAAGCGGCTTGAAGATAGAAATATTGAAATAACTGACGCTAGCTGGAACAAAATTAGCGAAAAGGTAAAAGAAGCTGGCAGAAAAGGAGTAAAAGACTCTCTTGTAATATTGAGAGATGTAACCCTTGTAGTAAATGCGCCAAACCAGACCGTGATCACAGCTTTAGGAAGAAACGAATCCGCATCCCAGATCTTCACAAATATTAATGGTGCTATCGTAATAGACGATTAA
- the flgG gene encoding flagellar basal body rod protein FlgG produces MLRSMYSGISGMKNFQVKLDVIGNNIANVNTYGFKKGRTTFKDLVSQQIAGASAPDQTKGGVNAKQVGLGSQLSTIDTIHTQGSLQTTGRPLDLGISGDGYFIVGSGTFANATTPVMTNPVMNFTRAGNFYLDQKGNLVNSDGMFVIGHPSDAPTTTPPITNNITTTSFGKIVIPADAKSFSVGSDGVVNYVDGTSGALLKAGQIMMAKFPNNEGLEKIGANLYKNTANSGALDGNKNGTGFEVADMFKPGSGGAGEVVAGTLEMSNVDLSEEFTEMIVAQRGFQANTRIITTSDEILQELVNLKR; encoded by the coding sequence ATGTTACGTTCTATGTACTCAGGAATCAGCGGTATGAAAAATTTTCAGGTAAAGCTTGATGTAATCGGAAACAACATTGCAAACGTAAATACATACGGCTTCAAAAAAGGCCGTACAACTTTTAAAGATCTAGTGAGTCAGCAGATTGCTGGGGCGAGTGCACCTGACCAAACAAAAGGTGGGGTGAATGCAAAGCAGGTCGGCCTAGGATCACAATTGTCTACTATAGATACTATCCATACACAAGGTAGCTTACAGACCACAGGAAGACCACTTGATTTAGGGATTTCAGGTGATGGGTATTTTATTGTCGGTTCCGGTACATTTGCTAATGCAACAACACCAGTTATGACAAATCCAGTTATGAACTTCACTAGAGCTGGTAATTTTTATTTAGATCAAAAAGGAAATTTGGTTAACTCTGATGGAATGTTTGTAATTGGTCACCCATCTGATGCACCTACAACAACACCACCAATTACTAACAATATTACAACTACTAGTTTTGGTAAAATTGTCATTCCAGCTGATGCAAAGAGTTTTAGTGTTGGTTCTGATGGAGTTGTAAACTATGTTGATGGTACATCGGGCGCATTACTTAAAGCTGGTCAAATTATGATGGCAAAATTCCCGAATAATGAGGGACTTGAAAAAATAGGTGCGAATTTGTATAAGAATACTGCTAACTCAGGAGCTTTAGATGGTAACAAGAATGGAACTGGATTTGAAGTAGCAGATATGTTTAAGCCGGGATCTGGTGGAGCTGGTGAAGTAGTTGCAGGAACTCTCGAAATGTCCAACGTCGACTTATCGGAAGAATTTACTGAAATGATCGTGGCTCAGCGTGGTTTCCAAGCGAATACAAGAATTATTACAACATCTGATGAGATCCTTCAAGAACTGGTGAATTTAAAACGCTAA
- a CDS encoding flagellar FlbD family protein, with the protein MISLTQLNGNTFTLNAIYIEQVQSFPDTTITLTTGKKFVVKESEEIVAQKVASFYRGITLLPLNSNKGEGQ; encoded by the coding sequence ATGATTTCCTTAACTCAGTTAAATGGTAATACGTTTACTTTAAATGCAATCTATATTGAACAGGTTCAATCGTTTCCTGATACGACGATTACCTTAACAACAGGGAAAAAATTTGTTGTGAAGGAGAGCGAAGAAATAGTTGCTCAAAAGGTTGCTTCATTTTACAGGGGTATCACGTTGCTGCCCCTGAATAGCAATAAAGGGGAGGGTCAGTAG
- the fliL gene encoding flagellar basal body-associated protein FliL gives MGKNKAVTIMLSMVVAIGLVGAAGYFGFQYFSPKTEASEPTAEELDKLMVETEEIITNPADKSVFVKIKFKIQTDNKDAKKELEKRLFQVNNLIIYEISNMKTEQLSGQKGLISLENTLKTEINKVMQDGKVVRVYTTQKIIQ, from the coding sequence ATGGGTAAAAACAAAGCTGTAACGATCATGCTTTCCATGGTTGTAGCTATTGGCCTTGTAGGTGCAGCTGGGTACTTTGGTTTTCAATATTTCTCACCTAAAACCGAAGCTTCTGAACCAACAGCAGAAGAGCTTGATAAATTAATGGTAGAAACGGAAGAAATTATAACAAATCCGGCTGATAAATCTGTTTTTGTCAAAATTAAGTTTAAGATTCAAACAGATAATAAAGATGCAAAAAAGGAACTTGAAAAAAGATTGTTCCAGGTAAACAACCTGATCATCTATGAAATCTCAAACATGAAAACAGAACAACTTTCAGGACAAAAAGGATTGATCTCTTTAGAAAACACCTTAAAGACAGAGATTAATAAAGTTATGCAGGATGGAAAAGTAGTCAGAGTCTACACTACTCAAAAGATCATTCAATAA